In bacterium, the genomic window TGAGATCCTTAATTTCGCTGTCAGTAACTTGCCTACCGATTTTGAGCTTGTTGAGGTAAGCAATCTCGGCTGAACTTCCGAAAGCAAACTCCTCGTCAATGAAAACATTGACTCGGTCAGCTCTTTTCTTTTGTTTTTCTACAGCAGTAATTAAGCCCATATAAATTGATTTTGAGGTTACTTTTTAGTATAATACGCCGTAACTGAGCGGAATTCAAAGAAGGAGTCTGATCATGCCGATTCCAGGTGTTGTCATAGTGAAAGGTGAGACCCTCGTTGCTGACGAACAGGTCGTGATTACCCAACATGGTAAAGATCTCGTCTGCACTGTTCAGCTCATGGAGAGTAAGGTCTGGGCAGTTCACCCGAAACTCATCAACGAGGGAAGAGTGTGTATCTGGCCGCGCGACAAAATCGCCAAGTACAACTCGAGGAAGGCTAGTCCCCAACCGAAGTACAAGCTTGTCCGCGCCCGAGAAGCCACTGGCCTCTATCCCGTCCTTTACGAGGGGAGAACCCTGAAAGTTGTTCCACGCTGGGGACAGAGTCCGGAGTTCTGGGATGGTGGGGCCAAGGTCAAGGTCCCTGACAACGACTTCGTCATCATCAAGATTGAAGAAACCCACCCAGCTGCAGCAACAAAACCTTCTCTCTGGAAGCGCCCACTGAAAACACTAGGCATCGTGAAGTAGACGTCAGCCACGGACTGCTCAAACCCAGTCGGAGAGAAACTCTTTCCGACTGGTTTAGTCCTCCTCTGGACCTACAACCATCGGAGTTTTACCATTCGCCATTGCTTCTCGAACTTTTTTGTCAATCTCAGCATAGATCTTGGTGTTTTCAGCTAAATACATTTTGGCTGCTTCCCGTCCCTGAGCAATTTTTTGTTTGTCATACTCAAACCAAGCTCCGGCTTTTTGGATGATTCCAGTATCAACTGCGGCATCGAGCATCGAGCCTTCCCGGGAAATACCTTTGTCAAACATAATGTCGAACTCGACTGTTCGAAAGGGCGGCGCAACTTTGTTTTTGACGACTTTGACTTTGACTTTGTTGCCCACCACTCGGTCTCCATCGGTAATGCTCTCAACCCGACGGACCTCAAGACGTACTGAGGAGTAAAACTTCAAGGCTCGTCCACCCGGGGTCACCTCAGGATTGCCGAACATGATTCCCACCTTTTCCCGCAGCTGGTTGATGAAAACTACCAAAGTGTTTGATTTGGAAATTGCACTAGTAAGCTTTCTCATTGCTTGAGACATAAGCCTAGCCTGAAGACCGACGACCGCATCCCCCATATCCCCTTCAACCTCAGCGCGAGGAACTAGAGCCGCCACCGAATCAATGACCACAATATCAATTGCTCCGCTGCGAACTAAAGTCTCAACTATCTCGAGAGCTTGCTCACCGGTATCTGGTTGGGAAATAAGCAATTCTTTGATGTTAACCCCGATTGTTTCCGCTCGCTGTGGGTCCAGTGCATGCTCAGCATCG contains:
- the recA gene encoding recombinase RecA is translated as MSTDGKLEAIKTAMAEIEKQFGKGAIMKLGEAGDKMNVDVIPTGSLGLDMALGVGGLPKGRIVEIFGPEGGGKTTLALHVVAEAQKKGGTAAFVDAEHALDPQRAETIGVNIKELLISQPDTGEQALEIVETLVRSGAIDIVVIDSVAALVPRAEVEGDMGDAVVGLQARLMSQAMRKLTSAISKSNTLVVFINQLREKVGIMFGNPEVTPGGRALKFYSSVRLEVRRVESITDGDRVVGNKVKVKVVKNKVAPPFRTVEFDIMFDKGISREGSMLDAAVDTGIIQKAGAWFEYDKQKIAQGREAAKMYLAENTKIYAEIDKKVREAMANGKTPMVVGPEED